One Streptomyces formicae genomic window, CTGCTGCACATCTCGCAGATCCGCAAGCTCGCCGGCGGCAAGCGCGTGGAGAACGTCGAGGACGTCCTCGGTGTGGGCCAGAAGGTCCAGGTCGAGATCGCCGAGATCGACTCCCGCGGCAAGCTGTCCCTCATCCCCGTCATCGAGGGTGAAGAGGACGACGACAAGAAGGACGACACCGACAAGTGACGTCGCGTAGCACCACGACGACGGCCCGCACCTCCTCGGAGGCGCGGGCCGTCGCCCGTACCCAAACCCTGATCAAGGGCGAGAACGGCATCGGCACGGTCCGCAGGACCACCCTCCCCGGCGGCCTCCGCGTCGTCACGGAGACCCTGCCCTCCGTCCGCTCGGCGACCTTCGGCATCTGGGCGAACGTGGGCTCCAGGGACGAGACCCCGTCCCTGAACGGCGCCACGCACTACCTGGAGCACCTCCTCTTCAAGGGCACGAGCAAGCGCAGTGCCCTCGACATCTCGTCCGCGATCGACGCGGTCGGCGGCGAGATGAACGCCTTCACGGCGAAGGAGTACACGTGCTACTACGCGCGCGTGCTCGACACCGATCTGCCGCTCGCCATAGACGTCGTCTGCGACATGCTGACGGGCTCCCTGATCCTCCAGGAGGACGTCGACGCGGAGCGCGGCGTCATCCTCGAAGAGATCGCCATGACCGAGGACGACCCGGGCGACTGCGTGCACGACCTGTTCGCGCACACGATGCTCGGCGACACCCCCCTCGGCCGCCCGGTCCTCGGCACGGTCGACACGATCAACGCCCTGACCGCCGACCGCATCCGCCGCTTCTACCGCAAGCACTACGACCCCACCCACCTGGTGGTCGCCGCCGCGGGCAACGTGGATCACCAGAAGGTCGTACGCCAGGTCCGCGCCGCCTTCGAGAAGGCGGGCGCCCTCCAGCGCACCGACGCGACCCCGATGATCCCGCGCCAGGGCTCCCGCGCCCTGCGCACCTCGGGCCGCGTCGAGATCGTCAACCGCAAGACCGAGCAGGCGCACGTCATCCTCGGCATGCCGGGCCTGGCCCGCACCGACGAGCGCCGCTGGGCCCTCGGCGTCCTGAACACCGCGCTCGGCGGCGGCATGTCGTCGCGCCTCTTCCAGGAGGTCAGGGAGAAGCGCGGCCTGGCCTACAGCGTGTACTCGTACACGTCGGGCTTCGCGGACACCGGCCTCTTCGGGGTGTACGCGGGCTGTCGCCCCAGCCAGGTGCACGACGTCCTGAAGATCTGCCGCGACGAGCTCGACCAGGTCGCGCAGCACGGTCTGTCGGACGACGAGATCGGCCGTGCCATCGGCCAGCTCGCGGGCTCCACGGTCCTGGGCCTCGAGGACACCGGCGCCCTCATGAACCGCATCGGCAAGAGCGAGCTCTGCTGGGGCGAGCACATGTCGGTCGACGAGATGCTGGCCAAGATCTCCGCGGTCACCCCCGACGAGGTGCGCGAGGTGGCCCGCGACGTGCTCGGCCGCCGCCCGTCCCTCTCGGCCATCGGCCCGCTCAAGGACAAGCAGGCGGCCCGGCTCCACGAAGCGGTCGCGTAGTCCCCCAGGGGACCGACTCCCATAAGGAATGAAGGACATGAGCAAGCTGCGCGTGGCGGTCATCGGCGCCAAGGGCCGCATCGGCTCCGAGGCCGTCAAGGCCGTCGAGGCCGCCGACGACATGGAACTGGTCGCGGCGCTCGGCCGGGGCGACGCCCTGGAGACGCTGGCGGAGACCGGCGCCCAGGTCGCGGTCGAGCTGACCCACCCCGACTCGGTGATGGACAACCTCGACTTCTGCGTACGACACGGCATCCACGCCGTCGTCGGCACGACCGGCTGGACCGACGAGCGCCTCGCGCGGCTGCGGGCCTCGCTGGCCGAGTCCCCGGAGACGGGCGTGCTCATCGCGCCGAACTTCTCCATCGGCGCGGTCCTGACGATGAAGTTCGCGCAGCTCGCGGCGCCGTACTTCGAGTCCGTCGAGGTCGTCGAGCTGCACCACCCGAACAAGGCCGACGCCCCCAGCGGCACCGCCACGCGCACCGCTCAGCTCATCGCCGAGGCGCGCAGGGCGGCGGGCAGCGCCCCGCAGCCCGACGCCACGACGACGGCCCTGGACGGCGCCCGCGGCGCGGACGTCGACGGCGTCCCCGTGCACTCGGTGCGCCTGCGCGGCCTCCTGGCCCACCAGGAGGTCCTGCTCGGCGGCGAGGGCGAGACCCTGACGGTCCGGCACGACTCGCTGCACCACAGCAGCTTCATGCCGGGCATCCTGCTCGGCGCGCGCCGCGTGGTGAGCACGCCGGGCCTGACGTTCGGCCTGGAACACTTCCTGGACCTGAGCTGAGCGCCTGACCCTCATGCGAGCGAAAATCACCTACGCCGTCACGGCTGCCGTCCTGGTCGTCTACTTCGTCCTGGTCGGCAGCCGCGGCGTGCTCCTGATACAGCAC contains:
- a CDS encoding M16 family metallopeptidase, which encodes MTSRSTTTTARTSSEARAVARTQTLIKGENGIGTVRRTTLPGGLRVVTETLPSVRSATFGIWANVGSRDETPSLNGATHYLEHLLFKGTSKRSALDISSAIDAVGGEMNAFTAKEYTCYYARVLDTDLPLAIDVVCDMLTGSLILQEDVDAERGVILEEIAMTEDDPGDCVHDLFAHTMLGDTPLGRPVLGTVDTINALTADRIRRFYRKHYDPTHLVVAAAGNVDHQKVVRQVRAAFEKAGALQRTDATPMIPRQGSRALRTSGRVEIVNRKTEQAHVILGMPGLARTDERRWALGVLNTALGGGMSSRLFQEVREKRGLAYSVYSYTSGFADTGLFGVYAGCRPSQVHDVLKICRDELDQVAQHGLSDDEIGRAIGQLAGSTVLGLEDTGALMNRIGKSELCWGEHMSVDEMLAKISAVTPDEVREVARDVLGRRPSLSAIGPLKDKQAARLHEAVA
- the dapB gene encoding 4-hydroxy-tetrahydrodipicolinate reductase; its protein translation is MSKLRVAVIGAKGRIGSEAVKAVEAADDMELVAALGRGDALETLAETGAQVAVELTHPDSVMDNLDFCVRHGIHAVVGTTGWTDERLARLRASLAESPETGVLIAPNFSIGAVLTMKFAQLAAPYFESVEVVELHHPNKADAPSGTATRTAQLIAEARRAAGSAPQPDATTTALDGARGADVDGVPVHSVRLRGLLAHQEVLLGGEGETLTVRHDSLHHSSFMPGILLGARRVVSTPGLTFGLEHFLDLS